The stretch of DNA gggattcagaaggtggaggaaccctaagatcagctgtagtggctctgcatggggagaagaatcacagctttctattgtagctccatgatgttggtgtgcaggctgtgatcagctgacctgctgctgctctgaggtttactgctctgtgtggatgaagtgaactcacaaagatgtaacccagtatttcacagctctctgagctgatctccatcccctacactgacagcatacaggctgcagaaatgttggattcagtgaatgaatctcagcatcagcagctttgattcaaactcatctctgctgcactgatgtaacctgtaactctgaccatgaataCAGCCTCTGtatgtactaaactgcagtattttcatgcaatctttgaataacacaaagtcagcatactttagtttgttttgctgtccttacctttaaatctaacctctcttcttcctctcctgtcctcttcctccatctctgagtgaacttctctctctttgctctccctgaaatacagcagctcttcttttagctcgcagacacactgtgtgacaaactgcacacactttgtgtgtctgctgaaatttgttgagcatttagaaacgttgtaTTTACCTgtcacacgttactcccttcatgctcgctcctcttcagtagctaagctgtttatgtcccacgAGCAcaactgtaacccctgattatagcgctataaatgatacataattATATGGATTTGCGTATTTATCCCTTTGTACGCGATAAGctccggtgatggaggatacgccagtacgattgtctctaatATGTTATTTtccctccgtttaggctcagatcttTGGTGTTtgacggaaatgcaaacttttctcagacgtgttaaacataaagtaacgagtctgtttgaaaatcgaggaagtagaaagtacagatacttgtgtaaaaatgtagggagtaaaagtaaaaagtactcagaaaaataaatacgaAAGCAAAGTatagatacctgaaaaatccaCTTAAGTACaataacgaagtatttgtacttcgccCTTCTGGATGTCAGACACGCAAATGATGTGGGAGTGGAGCGCTGCTTAGACGCTTCACGCTGCAGTTGCGTCCTGCCACCTGCAGGAGCGCCGCTCACGGTTCTTCTGTGAGGGTGGGAGGAAAGGGCTCATATCATCATCTGGGCTGGAGGAGCTGCTCATTTCACTGCCTGCAGCACTGAGACATTACCAAGATGCTGAAAAAACTCCTCAACTATCTTCGTAGTGACAAAGCCGGCCCCACCGGGGCAGTCATCGTGATGCTCGGCATCGTTTCTTATATGAAGCTCTATTTCTTGAGTTGCAACGTCCAAACTTTTGAATGCAATGAAATCATGGCTGTGCCGTTCTTCTTAGTGTTCTTCTTAATGCTCCTGATAGATCAGACATTTCGGAGCGCAGCGAAAAACGCAGGCACGCTTTTATGTCTTGTAGTGAAGCGCGTTTTCAGAGCGATTTCAATCGGTCTGCTGTGGGTCGTAGCTATGCTGATACTTACAAACTGGTATGTTTGCTGCAACACTGACGAAGAAACGAGGATGCTGTTCCGCAAAGATCGACTTAAGCCCGAAGAAGAAGCTCGAAAAACTGAAGTGATAATCAAGTCAAAGGTGAGAAGTTTTGTCGTTCatacattattattaatttacattaaataaacaataatgctgttatttattgtatttcttGTTTCATATTTTCAGCTCATCGCTTATTCTCTGCTCCTGGGTATGACTGTTGTAACTTTCTTTGTCAATTGGAGTGGATGGAGAAAATACTTTATAAACAAATTTAGTTGTTGCAACAAGAAAACTTTTTATTACAAACTGATTctggaagaggagaaaaaggtTCTGGAGGAGCTTCTGAGGAAAGAAGCAAACGAGACCTTAACTAAAGAGATTCAGAGCAACATAAACAGGAAAGACTGGGACGGCTGTTTTAATGTTGCTCAGCAAATGATCAATAAAGCCAAAGAACAAAAACCAACAGCAACAAACGAGGACTTCAAGTGGATCAGCGaggggagcgccacaggaggggAGCAGGATCATGGAGCAGCACATCAGCAGGTAAAGTGCTGAGTGTTCTTTACATGCCAGATGTTACAGCTGCCAGACTCTGTCAGTCTGAAGAGATGGAACTAGTTTGTGTTAGTTTCTGATCTGCAGAGTCACCTTCACCATCATATGGACTCAGCTGACATGaataagaaataaaacacagtttGCTGGTTTTGTTAAAACTTAACAAAAGTCAGTAGGACAGTTTGTGTTTCCTGAAACATGATCTGTGTTCAGCATGTGTGCTAACCACTAACACTGTGGAGCAGATTAAAGAGGGAATAATTAGTGCATAATTAGATCTTTACTTTTTCTATCAGAACATGAACTTTTTACTCACTGATGAAAATCTTTTGCAGGCACAAAATTATGAGCTTCACGCAGTGCCACAAGGTAAATACAGCCACACTCCTCAGCTCAGCTTACAGCTCTCTTACAATCAGCAAACTTAACTTTTACTGTGATAATACTGAAACCCTGCACATCCTTAAGTTCCTTCACTGATGTGAGGATGGAAATCTGCACAGTGGCCACTGGAGGTCTCTGTTGTACCTGTTTTCACTACAACTGGCTCACATCAAGCACTCAGTGCTTTTTCCCAGCTCCACACAGAGCAGGTTTTACATCCTCAAAGTGAGAACAAAGAGAAAGCAGACAATAAAAGTCTAAACTGAGACAGAGACTCAGTTTAGACTTTTACTTCCTAAACTGAGTCAGTTATTAGAGGAATCCATAAAGTGGTGGAAGAAGCAGGCTTATAGattatttaataaaagaataaaagtaataataattataatattaataacaataataatccCTTTTTAGGGCCACTCCTATTCAGTGCCATGGAGTAAGAAGTCACACttcataaaatatgaaataaaacttctaaaaatatgcataaaataaaacagaatatataaaaatatatatacattgtaaaaaaataaaataagtgtatacatataataatggagatgg from Archocentrus centrarchus isolate MPI-CPG fArcCen1 chromosome 7, fArcCen1, whole genome shotgun sequence encodes:
- the LOC115783270 gene encoding uncharacterized protein LOC115783270; translated protein: MLKKLLNYLRSDKAGPTGAVIVMLGIVSYMKLYFLSCNVQTFECNEIMAVPFFLVFFLMLLIDQTFRSAAKNAGTLLCLVVKRVFRAISIGLLWVVAMLILTNWYVCCNTDEETRMLFRKDRLKPEEEARKTEVIIKSKLIAYSLLLGMTVVTFFVNWSGWRKYFINKFSCCNKKTFYYKLILEEEKKVLEELLRKEANETLTKEIQSNINRKDWDGCFNVAQQMINKAKEQKPTATNEDFKWISEGSATGGEQDHGAAHQQAQNYELHAVPQEFKENVPLFGQSA